One segment of Synechococcus sp. A15-24 DNA contains the following:
- a CDS encoding lytic transglycosylase domain-containing protein, producing MGRRSVLITAALVAVASPITLPLVHQGSGTSDNRSGLSAVAAVQRRYPSVPAEPKAAAELLASVEAALRDPSTAKADLPDLGHQQQVIYRVLSKDAVRSAAVVAALPLRWRSVAERHLAARREFLRMSRGRGPSTLPAWRIIPPEPAEQLISYYRKAEAATGIEWEVLAAVNLVETGMGRIDGVSVANAQGPMQFLPTTWTEPGIGAGDIRNPHDAIQAAARYLVRRGGLKDIRRGLWGYNNSDYYGRAVLLYASLMEDDPRAYTGLYHWEIHFNADAGDLWLPVGYDQPRPIAVKDYLRRHPESRPPAS from the coding sequence ATGGGACGTCGTTCCGTCCTGATCACCGCTGCACTGGTCGCTGTGGCATCGCCCATCACCCTCCCCCTGGTCCATCAGGGCAGCGGCACAAGCGACAACCGATCGGGGCTGTCCGCCGTTGCGGCCGTTCAACGGCGCTATCCAAGCGTTCCCGCCGAGCCCAAGGCAGCCGCCGAACTCCTGGCATCAGTGGAAGCAGCTTTGAGGGACCCTTCCACGGCCAAGGCTGATCTGCCGGATCTGGGGCATCAGCAACAGGTGATCTACCGGGTGCTCTCCAAGGACGCCGTTCGCTCGGCGGCGGTGGTGGCCGCACTGCCATTGCGATGGCGGAGCGTGGCCGAACGGCACCTGGCGGCACGCCGGGAATTCCTGCGCATGAGCCGCGGTCGGGGCCCCTCCACCCTGCCGGCCTGGCGCATCATTCCACCGGAGCCTGCCGAGCAGCTGATCAGCTATTACAGGAAAGCCGAGGCCGCAACCGGCATCGAATGGGAAGTGCTGGCGGCGGTGAACCTGGTGGAAACCGGCATGGGGCGCATCGATGGAGTGTCCGTCGCCAATGCCCAGGGCCCGATGCAGTTCCTGCCCACCACCTGGACGGAGCCCGGCATCGGCGCCGGCGACATCCGTAATCCCCACGACGCCATTCAGGCTGCCGCGCGTTATCTGGTTCGCCGAGGAGGTCTTAAAGACATCCGACGTGGTCTCTGGGGGTACAACAACAGTGATTACTACGGACGCGCCGTTCTTCTGTATGCCTCGCTGATGGAGGACGACCCCCGTGCCTACACCGGTCTGTATCACTGGGAAATTCATTTCAATGCCGATGCGGGCGACCTCTGGTTGCCCGTCGGCTACGACCAGCCACGCCCGATCGCGGTGAAGGACTACCTGCGCAGGCACCCTGAAAGTCGCCCACCGGCATCCTGA
- a CDS encoding DOMON-like domain-containing protein — protein MARPAVMLLQASRLVPFERSVPQGLQVSGELIWNRDGQLELSFGVLAAAASGLNELVVPSGLIDGPQVAGQRRDELWTTTCFEAFLAIPDQPGYWEINLAPNGDWALYRFEGYRSGQSQQRLNSAPEITLRRWHHQLRLDARLDLSSWWPDERCPDLALTTVLDRGANGISHWALRHGDSRADFHDRSTFLQA, from the coding sequence ATGGCACGCCCCGCCGTGATGCTGCTTCAGGCTTCCCGTCTGGTGCCTTTTGAGCGTTCTGTCCCCCAGGGACTTCAGGTGAGTGGCGAACTGATCTGGAACCGAGACGGTCAGCTGGAGCTCAGCTTCGGAGTGCTGGCTGCCGCGGCCTCCGGCCTCAATGAGCTTGTGGTGCCGAGCGGTCTCATCGATGGTCCTCAGGTGGCTGGGCAGCGCCGAGATGAGCTCTGGACCACCACCTGCTTCGAAGCATTTCTCGCCATTCCGGATCAACCGGGCTACTGGGAGATCAACCTGGCCCCCAACGGGGACTGGGCGCTGTACCGGTTCGAGGGCTACCGCTCGGGTCAGTCTCAACAGCGCCTCAACAGCGCACCCGAGATCACCCTGCGCCGCTGGCACCATCAGCTTCGTCTTGATGCCCGACTGGATCTGTCCAGCTGGTGGCCGGATGAACGCTGCCCGGATCTGGCCCTCACCACCGTGCTGGATCGAGGGGCCAACGGCATCAGTCACTGGGCCCTGCGCCACGGCGACAGCCGGGCAGACTTCCACGACCGCAGCACCTTTCTGCAGGCCTGA
- a CDS encoding aminoglycoside phosphotransferase family protein: MQAETIEITLSKAVEAIAGRFHPRERITAISSLGSGNVNDTFLVTHQGHRPSSPAGSFVLQRLNTRVFERPELVMRNLVALGDHVQRRLASPPEELRGRRWEVPQVVRCRQDGHWVEQDGEFWRSITYISAATTTDVILNRDHAREVGYGLGMFHSLISDLPTEDLADTLENFHVTPAYLKRYDSVSKSCPMRDDAVHSACAFIEARRQGIDVLEAALQRGELKQRPIHGDPKINNVMIDDASGHAVGLIDLDTVKPGLVHYDIGDCLRSCCNKAGEETDDLNTVVFDLELCEAILDGYLSVARQFLSDWDLHYLPDCIRLIPLELGLRFLTDHLEGDLYFRTDHRGHNLQRAGVQFRLTESVEQQLPQIKTMVRRLASR; encoded by the coding sequence TTGCAGGCTGAGACCATTGAGATCACCTTGAGCAAGGCCGTTGAAGCCATTGCGGGTCGCTTCCATCCCCGCGAACGGATCACGGCCATTAGCTCCCTTGGCTCCGGCAACGTCAACGACACCTTTCTGGTGACCCACCAGGGCCATCGCCCCAGTAGCCCTGCCGGCTCCTTCGTGCTTCAGAGACTGAACACCCGGGTGTTTGAACGCCCCGAACTGGTGATGCGCAACCTGGTGGCCCTGGGGGACCACGTTCAGCGTCGACTGGCCTCCCCGCCAGAGGAACTCCGCGGCCGCCGCTGGGAAGTGCCCCAGGTGGTGCGCTGCCGCCAAGACGGCCACTGGGTGGAGCAGGACGGAGAGTTCTGGCGCTCGATCACTTACATCAGTGCCGCCACCACCACGGATGTGATTCTCAACCGCGACCATGCCCGTGAAGTGGGCTACGGGCTGGGCATGTTCCACAGCCTGATCAGCGACCTGCCCACGGAAGATCTAGCCGACACACTTGAGAACTTTCACGTCACCCCGGCGTATCTAAAGCGTTACGACAGCGTCAGCAAATCGTGCCCCATGCGGGACGATGCGGTCCATTCCGCATGTGCCTTCATCGAGGCACGACGCCAGGGCATTGACGTTCTGGAAGCCGCCCTGCAGCGCGGTGAACTGAAACAGCGCCCGATCCACGGCGACCCCAAGATCAACAACGTGATGATCGATGACGCCAGCGGCCACGCCGTTGGACTGATCGATCTCGACACCGTGAAGCCTGGATTGGTCCATTACGACATCGGCGATTGCCTGCGCTCCTGCTGCAATAAGGCTGGTGAAGAAACCGACGATCTCAACACGGTGGTCTTCGACCTTGAACTGTGTGAAGCAATCCTCGATGGCTACCTCTCTGTGGCTCGCCAGTTCCTCAGTGACTGGGATCTGCACTACCTTCCGGACTGCATTCGCCTGATCCCCTTGGAACTCGGCCTGCGCTTCCTGACGGATCATCTGGAAGGGGACCTCTACTTCCGCACAGACCATCGCGGCCACAATCTGCAGCGGGCTGGCGTGCAGTTCCGCCTCACCGAATCGGTGGAACAGCAGTTGCCCCAGATCAAGACCATGGTGCGTCGCCTGGCGAGTCGCTGA
- a CDS encoding glutathione S-transferase gives MSLTLYGGPKTRASMPRWYLEEKGIAYELKELDLRGNQHRQPDYLAINPFGKLPALVDTSQQGMDGQPLKLFESGAILLHLAEHHAGEITSASQRSLIAQWLLFANATLAIALFVPSNREREFPRLMEELNRQLAPGRPLVGDQWGAADCAITAYLAYLPIFFPQEDLSPYPAIQSLITSTQQRPAYRKVMGMA, from the coding sequence ATGAGCCTCACTTTGTATGGCGGTCCAAAAACGCGAGCCTCGATGCCGCGTTGGTACCTCGAGGAAAAGGGGATTGCCTATGAGCTCAAGGAGCTGGATCTGCGGGGAAACCAGCACCGACAGCCCGACTACCTGGCGATCAATCCGTTCGGAAAGTTGCCGGCTCTGGTGGACACGTCCCAGCAGGGAATGGACGGTCAACCGCTGAAATTGTTTGAGTCCGGGGCCATCTTGCTGCATCTGGCGGAGCACCATGCCGGCGAGATCACATCAGCCTCGCAACGCTCGCTGATCGCGCAGTGGCTGTTGTTTGCCAACGCGACTCTGGCCATCGCTCTGTTTGTTCCCAGCAACCGTGAGCGGGAGTTCCCGAGGTTGATGGAGGAATTGAACCGCCAGCTCGCGCCTGGTCGGCCCCTGGTGGGGGATCAGTGGGGGGCAGCTGACTGTGCCATCACGGCGTATCTCGCCTACCTACCGATCTTCTTCCCCCAGGAGGATCTTTCCCCCTATCCGGCCATTCAAAGCCTGATCACCAGCACGCAGCAGCGACCGGCCTACCGAAAGGTGATGGGCATGGCTTGA
- a CDS encoding Rieske 2Fe-2S domain-containing protein, with protein MHPTWTEQWWPISYLQDLDHQRPNRFTLLERDLVIWWDQSGESWRVFPDVCPHRLVPLSEGRINDAGQLECPYHGWSFDGDGQCRQIPQALENTQPDSRRSRCASLPTASAQGLLFVWMGSPDSADSQQLPLVPALEENPDSWTIQDTFRDLPMDAVTLLENVLDVSHVPFTHHKTVGKRENAAPVEATITAENASGFKAYWEEGPRRGKLGAQSTTFLAPQLMWHDLTAKGFGRILTVVYAVPIRRGECRLFARFPFQFQSALPRLLIGLRPRWLQHIGNHKVLEDDQVFLHWQERTLEAAGGSAAAERAFFLPTAADVYVAALHRWLNHNGGEPFAGQPLPDRQPTTALMDRYVSHTIHCRSCSTALIWIRRAQPVCWGLLWAGAILIGINGGWGLISIGLIVSAAGALGLRQTKRWERGLFAGDGQAPRNQPKSLRRMPLPDGR; from the coding sequence ATGCATCCCACCTGGACAGAACAGTGGTGGCCGATCAGCTACCTGCAGGATCTCGATCACCAGCGCCCCAATCGCTTCACGCTGCTGGAGCGCGATCTGGTCATCTGGTGGGACCAGTCAGGTGAATCCTGGCGCGTTTTCCCAGACGTTTGCCCCCATCGGCTCGTCCCCCTGAGTGAGGGGCGCATCAACGACGCAGGCCAGCTCGAATGCCCTTATCACGGCTGGAGTTTCGACGGTGATGGCCAGTGCCGGCAGATCCCCCAGGCCCTGGAGAACACCCAACCGGACAGCCGACGATCCCGTTGCGCCAGCCTGCCGACCGCCAGCGCTCAGGGGCTGCTGTTTGTGTGGATGGGCTCCCCGGACAGCGCAGATTCCCAGCAGCTGCCGCTGGTGCCGGCATTGGAGGAGAACCCCGACAGCTGGACGATTCAGGACACGTTTCGCGACCTGCCCATGGACGCCGTCACCCTCCTGGAGAACGTGCTGGATGTGAGCCACGTGCCGTTCACACACCACAAAACCGTGGGCAAGCGGGAGAACGCAGCCCCGGTGGAAGCCACGATCACTGCAGAAAACGCAAGCGGCTTCAAGGCCTATTGGGAGGAGGGACCACGGCGGGGCAAGCTCGGCGCCCAGTCCACCACTTTCCTGGCACCACAGCTGATGTGGCACGACCTCACCGCCAAGGGTTTCGGTCGCATTCTCACCGTGGTTTATGCGGTGCCGATCCGTCGCGGCGAATGCCGCCTGTTTGCACGCTTCCCGTTCCAGTTCCAGTCAGCCCTGCCGCGGCTACTGATCGGCCTGCGACCACGCTGGCTGCAGCACATCGGCAACCACAAGGTGCTGGAAGACGATCAGGTCTTCCTTCACTGGCAGGAACGCACCCTGGAAGCCGCCGGTGGCAGTGCAGCGGCTGAGCGGGCCTTTTTTCTGCCAACGGCGGCAGACGTCTACGTGGCAGCGTTGCATCGCTGGCTTAACCACAACGGAGGCGAGCCGTTTGCAGGCCAGCCTCTACCGGACCGTCAGCCGACAACGGCGTTGATGGATCGCTACGTCTCCCACACCATCCATTGCCGCAGCTGCTCAACCGCACTGATCTGGATCCGTCGGGCTCAACCGGTCTGCTGGGGTTTGTTGTGGGCTGGAGCCATCCTCATCGGCATCAATGGGGGCTGGGGGCTCATCAGCATCGGTCTGATAGTCAGTGCTGCCGGAGCCCTGGGGTTGAGGCAGACCAAGCGCTGGGAACGTGGCCTGTTCGCCGGTGATGGCCAGGCCCCGCGCAATCAACCGAAGTCATTGAGAAGGATGCCTCTGCCTGACGGTCGGTGA
- the stpA gene encoding glucosylglycerol 3-phosphatase translates to MPRLAPDQLLEELTPVDDLLIVQDLDGVCMQLVKDSLTRRMDPGYVNAAADLRGSFVVLTNGEHEGRRGVNRLVEAALGNQVKPEQSGLYLPGLAAGGVQLQDRFGHLSHPGVSDAEMSFLAAAPLRMDQLLLERMPEELPEVSSEQLKVLAQQAVLDTQVSPTINLNGVFALVPGDVSRQRRLQQMLAELMDQLLQEASAAGLEGSFFLHVAPNLGRDADGRERAKPAAAGDVGTTDIQFMLTGSLKEAGLLVLINQHIARRHGIFPLGEDFNVRTAPRDHQALLQLAEERLPMERMPRLVGVGDTVTSTQAADGQRWLRGGSDRGFLTLLKDLGACSHQPNRVILVDSSHGEVDRPSLADGRLLGISDPEDPLELDVLMPGGPADYISWFQTLAQRRRACGHAIPETA, encoded by the coding sequence ATGCCGCGCCTTGCACCGGATCAGCTTCTTGAGGAACTCACGCCGGTCGATGACCTGTTGATCGTCCAGGACCTCGACGGTGTCTGCATGCAGCTGGTGAAGGATTCCCTCACCCGCCGCATGGATCCTGGCTACGTGAATGCCGCGGCGGACCTGCGGGGGAGCTTTGTGGTGCTCACCAACGGCGAGCACGAGGGACGGCGCGGGGTGAACCGGCTGGTGGAAGCCGCGTTGGGGAATCAGGTCAAGCCGGAACAGTCGGGTCTATACTTGCCAGGTCTGGCCGCTGGTGGCGTTCAGCTTCAGGATCGTTTCGGTCATCTCAGTCACCCAGGGGTGAGTGATGCGGAAATGTCGTTTCTGGCCGCGGCGCCCCTGCGGATGGATCAGCTTCTGCTGGAGCGGATGCCGGAGGAACTGCCGGAGGTGTCTTCGGAGCAGTTGAAGGTGCTGGCGCAGCAGGCCGTGCTCGATACCCAGGTGTCCCCCACCATCAACCTCAACGGTGTATTCGCTCTGGTGCCAGGGGATGTGTCCCGTCAGAGGCGTCTTCAGCAGATGCTGGCCGAGCTGATGGACCAGTTGCTGCAGGAGGCCAGTGCTGCAGGACTGGAGGGATCATTCTTTCTGCATGTCGCCCCCAACCTGGGACGCGATGCCGATGGCCGCGAACGGGCTAAGCCCGCTGCCGCTGGAGACGTCGGAACAACCGACATCCAGTTCATGTTGACGGGGTCGCTCAAGGAGGCAGGCCTGCTGGTGCTGATCAATCAACACATTGCCCGCCGCCATGGGATCTTCCCCCTGGGGGAAGATTTCAACGTGCGCACAGCTCCTCGAGACCATCAAGCCCTGTTGCAGTTGGCCGAGGAACGGTTGCCGATGGAGCGGATGCCGCGTCTTGTGGGGGTGGGCGACACGGTGACGTCCACGCAGGCCGCAGACGGGCAACGCTGGCTCCGTGGCGGAAGCGATCGCGGCTTTCTCACCCTGCTGAAGGATCTGGGGGCCTGCAGCCATCAACCCAATCGCGTGATCCTGGTGGACAGCAGCCATGGCGAGGTGGATCGTCCGAGCCTTGCCGATGGTCGTTTGCTGGGCATCAGTGATCCGGAGGATCCGCTGGAGTTGGATGTGCTGATGCCCGGGGGCCCGGCGGACTACATCAGCTGGTTTCAGACCCTGGCGCAGCGTCGACGGGCTTGCGGTCATGCCATTCCCGAGACGGCGTGA
- the arsS gene encoding arsenosugar biosynthesis radical SAM (seleno)protein ArsS (Some members of this family are selenoproteins.) — translation MLITPSLPFPPLQRGALTTLQVNLGYRCNQSCSHCHVNAGPTRTEMMSTELVALIPSLLERRAIRCLDLTGGAPELHPDFRSLVRRARDQGVAVIDRCNLTILSEPGQDALAQFLADQRVGVIASLPCYSAANVDQQRGDGVFERSLEGLRMLNALGYGSGDPERSLDLVFNPQGPSLPPAQELLEADYKRELGSMGIRFDRLLTLANMPIQRFSRQLELQGRLTAYQRLLEEAHNPANLAAVMCRQLLSVDWQGHLYDCDFNQQLALSVQGGVRHLRDLLDDSTVIEGDPIRTAQHCFGCTAGAGSSCGGALQG, via the coding sequence CTGCTGATCACCCCTTCACTCCCCTTTCCCCCGCTGCAGCGCGGGGCTCTCACCACCCTCCAGGTGAACCTCGGCTACCGCTGTAATCAGAGCTGCAGCCACTGCCACGTCAATGCCGGTCCCACCAGGACCGAAATGATGAGCACGGAGCTGGTGGCGCTGATTCCTTCTCTGCTTGAGCGTCGAGCGATCCGTTGTCTGGACCTCACCGGCGGGGCTCCGGAACTTCATCCTGATTTCCGTTCCTTGGTGCGCCGTGCCCGGGATCAGGGAGTTGCGGTGATCGATCGCTGCAATCTCACGATTCTTTCGGAGCCTGGACAGGACGCCTTGGCCCAGTTTCTGGCGGACCAGCGGGTCGGTGTGATTGCCTCCCTGCCCTGTTACAGCGCCGCCAATGTCGACCAACAACGGGGTGATGGGGTGTTTGAACGCAGCCTTGAGGGTCTGCGGATGCTGAATGCCCTCGGGTACGGCAGTGGGGACCCGGAACGATCCCTCGATCTGGTGTTCAATCCGCAGGGGCCGTCTCTTCCCCCAGCGCAGGAGCTGCTTGAGGCGGATTACAAGCGTGAGCTTGGATCCATGGGCATCCGCTTCGACCGGCTGCTGACCCTGGCCAACATGCCGATTCAGCGCTTTTCCCGCCAGTTGGAGCTGCAAGGTCGGCTGACGGCCTATCAGCGCCTGCTGGAGGAGGCCCACAACCCCGCCAATCTCGCTGCCGTCATGTGTCGCCAACTGCTCAGTGTCGACTGGCAAGGTCATCTTTATGACTGCGATTTCAACCAGCAACTGGCCCTGTCAGTCCAGGGCGGCGTTCGTCATCTGCGCGATCTGCTGGATGACTCGACGGTGATTGAGGGTGATCCGATTCGAACGGCGCAGCATTGCTTCGGCTGCACGGCCGGGGCGGGATCCAGCTGCGGTGGGGCACTTCAGGGTTGA
- a CDS encoding cell division protein SepF → MVNSRSDGWHDVVVLMPEQFNDALEAVLAVREQRTVVLNLSRLTPELAQRAADLVSGGVHALDGQQQRISETVLLLAPAGVAINRITGTDQAQP, encoded by the coding sequence ATGGTGAACAGTCGCTCCGATGGATGGCACGACGTGGTTGTGCTGATGCCCGAGCAGTTCAATGACGCCCTGGAAGCCGTGCTGGCTGTGCGGGAACAACGCACTGTGGTGCTCAATTTGAGTCGTCTCACTCCAGAGCTGGCCCAGCGCGCCGCTGATCTGGTCTCCGGAGGGGTCCATGCCCTGGATGGCCAGCAGCAACGCATCAGTGAAACGGTGCTGCTGCTGGCCCCTGCCGGTGTCGCCATCAACCGCATCACTGGCACGGACCAGGCTCAACCCTGA